The sequence tattaaaagcgctatataaataaaggtgacttgacttgaattaatGAATTTAGTTAAAGGGGTGCGGAGCCAGTGGTgattttgtaggcaaacattaatgccttgaatttatgCGAGCAGCtgctggtagccagtgcaaattgataaacagaggtgtgacgtgcattctttttggctcattaaaaatttatcttgctgctacattctggattaattgtaaaggtttgatggaactgtctggaagacctgccaagagagcattgcaatagtctagcctagacagaacaagagcttgaacaaggagttgtgaagcttGTTGCTAAAGAAAGTgtctgatcttcttgatgttgaataaagcaaatctgcagcactgggcagttttagcaatgtggtctgagaaagtcagctgaacATCAAttataactccaaggtttctggctatttttgaaggagttatggttgatgtgcctaactggatggtgaaattgtgatgaaaagatgggtttgatggaaccacaagcagttctgtcttggcaaggttgagctgaatgtgatggtccttcatccagcaagaaaagtctgttagacaagctgataTGCAAGCAGCTAtcgttggatcatcaggatggaatgagaggtagagttgagtgtcatcagcatagcaatgatatGAAAAGCTATGTTTCTGAAAGACAGAACCTAGTGtggccatgtagacagagaagagaagtggtccaagaactgagccctgaggcaccccagtagttacctcacctctccaagattcCTCGAACAACCTATCTGAGAGGGAAGACTCAAACCACTgaagtgcggttcctgagatgctcTTTCCCTTTacaattataaagttttttttttttttttttttttaaacaaataaatctttcaatgagtaaaactggctgtgtctatagtattatagattacacaacattaaaatattcttttcaaataatttttttaaattattattattttaaatgattgtccCCGGGGACAATCATATTACTCTTGTAATAGAGTAGTAGTGGCtgggatatatttttaatatcagttcCACTTAAGAATATGTGGAAGTGATATTTCACTTATACACTTATCTAAACCACATAGTTTACATTTCAAacttgcacataatatacctgtacatacaaactatctattgtaatatacctgtacatacaattgtcaatttgtatattgttattctttatttacttgtttgaattttttttttaatctgtttttgtcCCAtaactgtcattctgttgcactgtggaagcttctgtcacgaaaacaaattcctcatatatgtaaacatacctggcaataaagctcattctgattctgattatttctaggttttatatttattcaagaTTCAGAGGACACAGATATGTTGTATTCTTTTAGAGACTAcatgaaatatttgtacttttaaaattcatttgtCACAGTGCAGAAGAAATAAAATGGTCTGCAGaagtaattaaaatagttaaagtttaaaaagggaagctatttaataataatgaataatagcATCAGGGACATTTTCATATCTTCAGAATGCTGTGAGCGGAGCTGTGATTTTAAGCACATCATGCACAGAAAATGCACCCTCACATGAACACACAAATGCAAAGACAtgcttataattttttaatgattataattacACATTGTTGTGAACATCTGCTTATTTCCTGCATTCTGATgaccagtttttgttttttatttctttaaatgtcaATGTTCTCTActattcatagaaaaaaaaagtagtttcacatctacatttattaataataagacaCATTTCTAAGCTTGATGTCAGAATTTCACCCTGTGCACACGTGTGTCAGTATATTTTATTACAAGGCTCTGCCATCTCAAACAGCCTGTGATGTTCACTTGTGCGATGTGCAATGTCATAAGCAGTCTCTCCTGCACTGTTTTTCAATCCTGCCTGTAGGGTGCGCTGTGACAGCAATAACTCAATCGTCTGCCCAGCTGCAGTATTTCCAGCAGCCAGTTGTAGGGGTGTGAGTCGCCCTGCTGTCAAGGCATTGACCTCTGCCCCCCAATTCAAAAGACACGAAGCTACAGTGGCATGACCCCAGCGACAGGCGCTATGTAGCGGCATCCAACCATCAGTAGTTCTTGCATGAAGATTCGCTCCAGCATTCAAAAGAGCAGAAACCACGGCATAATGGCCACTGTAAGCAGCACGGTGTAGAGGGGTGTACCCATCACTATCTTGACAATTAGCAAGTGTTGGGTCCAATGCGAGGAGATGTTCTACTGTGTCTaactgtaagagagagagagagaaacaaaaaaaagtttagaaaaacaaagcaagaaaaatacatagaaatgcatatatacataatttcTTCTCTGCCAGATGCAACTTGATATTATAGACCAATTTCCATATGTAAGGCATACTGAACATCACTGGTCTACACATAAAACTTTCAATCATCAAACTGTAACCATtaactccattaaaaaaaaacataaaaaaattgtcgCATATCTTTGTTAGCAATTGTGAGACTGACATTACTGGAGGTAATAGGTCCCTGATAGCGAGCGACCattaaatcaatgttaaaaatggttgATTTTTCAATGTAAATCGCATTAAATCAAAATCACTTTGCACCCgcaattaatgttgaaaaatgttgaaatttgaaCAAAAAAGTGTGATCAGTGTTCACTTTAGTTAGGCTCTTGACTTTTTGTACTTTAAATGGTTAGTTCCAGAGGCGttcatgcccattcaaagtgagggcacgtgccccctcagatttctgagccaagtggattttaaatgcagcttccaaatgacaaaaaattgccgaataatatttttttatatatttgatacaatcacaccagtgtgattagATCGTTCAGTGCACAGCATCAGCTGCTATATTAAAATCTGCGttcgctggctggcgctgagccaaaGACAGACGCGTTCGTACAACGCTTCATGATAACCAATCAGaaacgattctgttgagcttataaATGCAATGGCAAATCAGAGACGTGTAGAAGAGTCATCACTGAAACGCGTTGTTTTGTTCACTTGCTCGCTGACTGAATTATTGAGAAGCACCttgctgcagcctgcagatcgaggcggggctgcacctggggcggggttgcacgtgcagcacgtccattttaaattagccttggcccagagaaaacacctgcgcttctggatcatgtttagatatggcttcttttttggcctatagagttttagccggcaactgcgaatggcacggtggattgtgttcaccgacaatgttttctggaagtattcctgagcccatgttgtgatgtccattacagtagcattcctgtatgtgatgcagtgccatctaagggcctgaagatcacgggcatccagtatggttttctggccttgacccttacacacagagattgttgcagattctctgaatctttggatgatattatgcactgtagatgatgataacttcaagctctttgcaatttttctctgagaaactcctttctgatattgctccactatttttcgcctcagcgttgggggaattggtgatcctttgcccatcttgacttctgagagacactgccactcttagaggctctttttatacctaataatgttgccaattgacctaataagttgcaaattggtcctccagctgttccttatatgtacatttaacttttccggcctcttattgctacctgtcccaacttttttaaaatgtgtaactctcatgaaatccaaaatgagccaatatttggcatgacatttcaaaatgtctcactttcaacatttgatatgttatcaatattctattgtgaataaaatataagtttatgagatttgtaaattattccattccatttttactcacaatttgtacagtgtcccaacttttttggaatcgggtttgtaagtttaacgtggcttaatgcattaaaatggtgtttttaaaagactaaactaagtaaacacattattaataaagtattatattcacagacaagcagatgagtccagaataagaatgcaatgcgtttaatcACGCGTTAAGCGATTTCCTCCCATAGAAATCCATTAGACTAAAAGGAAAAAgcttaacgtggcgtaatgcattaaaacgtgttttaaaaagctgacctaactcagtaaacatttttaataaagcattgtATTAACAGATAAGCAGGtcatgggaggaaaatgcttaacgcctAATTAACCGCGTTgcgttcgtattctgggctcatatctgcttgtctgtgaatataatgctttattaataatttgtttactgagtttggtctttttaaaacacagttttaatgcataagtCCACGTACTTTCatgttaaatgcttttgaatgaaagtgacgtgacattcagccaagtatggtgacccatactcagaattcgtgctctgcatttaacccatccgaagtgcacacacacagagcagtgaacacacacacacacactgtgaacacacacccggagcagtgggcagccattttatgctgcggcgcccggggagcagttaggggttcgatgccttgctcaagggcacctaagtcatggtattgaaggtggagagagaactgtacatgcactccccccacccacaattcctgccggcccgagactcgaactcacaacccttcgattgggagtccgactctctaaccataaggccacgacttccctatgtcccaatgattaatttgtgaatttgactagtccagattaaacttgcagtaaacatctcttgattcaattatagtgagtcaagttaacaataaacaactgcattatagtaaaggctttgtagtaaaactgcacagcatttttagcttttttaatcaACGCCGGGTGTACTTGGAGTATGGTGTTCTTTAGCGTCACATGAtaacacaatcaaacaaaaacaaaccaatcagagtaggtatgccccaggtgcagccccgcctcgatctgcaggctgcagccgggtgtacttggacACGGTGGCGGCGGTGCCCATGGCagtaaaaagctcattttgtttggccacctactgtacatcacATATTAGATTGATATtttgacctgctctttaacaaCACCGAAATAAGAGTGTGCAGAAAATGCTGGAACACCACTGTTGCTATAATCAACCACAAGTGCATACATGCCATTCACTATATAGgaatagaaataaaaatcttctttacctTAAAGAAATTTGCAGggaaatatataactataaactattaCTTCTAGGGCTGTCAAGATATCAGATTTTTCACTACATGATTATCGTGGCCTTAttatcttgaaaataaataaataaataaatgctatctGTCAaattaatctttctttctttatttattttgaccaaTGAATCACACCATTGCATACAAAAGGAACAATTACACTAGACAGAAGAGATTAATATGCTAACAGTTttagtttagcacagatatatttttactccaaacttgCCTTATAGCGTCGatcaagtgtttgaaataactttgtTCTGTGAACTGATTCTTATTTTATAGTAttctatacagtgataaaggctatgtggattataattgcaatataaatatacattacccATATGAAAATACCTGAGATACCCCTAATTGACAAGATAAcaatatatcattatttaaatatcacgATTATCATCAATACCAGTACCATGTAACCAGTACCAGTAAACGGTttgtttaatttgagaaaaatataaactttgagaaaaataaaacatttaatgggGCCCTaagaaatagtttattttttttttgttaaacttttaataaattgttaactGTACACTGACCAAATTTGATGTAAATCTGTTTAAATCTCTagaaggagtttttttttttttttttttttttaatacaacagcacaaaacttgcatgtttaggccctcaaaaatgatacattttggagaagaagaagaatctgagcaattccaatagggtccttgcaccaccggtgctcgggacctaaaagaaaacaaaaaacctatacagatattcaggaaaaaaataaacggAAAAAGCTGAattggaaacaaaaataaataaataaaataaaatggaatttgtgaaaaaattaaacaaatatcatTGGTTTGTAAACAGTGGTCTTTCCTCatacattgtatatattttaaacttttcttgTTCTTACTTATTCAAGCTCTCTCAACTTATATACAGTTTGTCAATTGATATAGGAGGGAGACCCTTGTGCACCCTTCAAAGCCTGAAAACACAGAGCATATAAATTCCAATTTACCtcataatatatatgaaatatgtttgCTTACTCTGTTCCTCTCAGCGGCCCATAATATCAGTTCAGTTGGAGTGTTTTGTAATTTAAACTCCTGTTGCTGATACCATTCTTCAGTGTGACAAGTTTCATCATCATCTCCTTCCTCCTCATCCACCCAGCCGCTCTTTGACCCTACTGGGATCATGTGACCATGAGACTCCAGCAAGTCAAGCTGGTTAAAGTCTTCTGGAAAATCCATCACTGAGTCCACCTTTAGAgcaagagagagcgagagactatgtgtgtgtttggggggtgtgtgtgtgtgtgagagagagagagagagagagagagagagagagagagagagagagagacattttggGGGGTATGGGGTACATTATTTGGACCAGTTTTACAGCATAGCAAAAAGAGAAGTGAACAGCCTGATTGCATTTTCTTCCAGTTTTTACAGAAACTGTAGTGCATGCATTTAAGCATTTAACACTGGTgcaatcacaaaacattttttcttaacttatgacagaaatataccagaaattaattattattaattaatattaccagaaatataattcattgtattATTGTGCACCATCTGATTCCATAACTGAATCTTGGAGCCACCTTAGTCTCTTTTTCAATAGGCTGACAGATCACTTCATATCGATAAAACCATCgtttaaactattaaaacatgTATTTCATGTATTCTCATCGCATAACGTATTTCACACAAAATAAACTCACCGATAGCTAGCCTTTTTCACATTGAGTACGTACGACACAACATACACAGATCTAGTACGGAAACGGGCTTGacgctgggaaatgtagttttttgcGTCGCCCATTCTCCTATACCTAATGAATCtccaaactacatttcccaggattaaaaaaaacttcCCGCGAACATAAGCTTGACTACTTCCATAGTGGGAGGGACACAATTGCTTCTTTGTAAACGTGCGATAGTGAGCGCTTTGATTCTTTTCATAGGTAAAGTGCTATTTATTTTGCTTCGAATTAACAATCAGGGCAGGCGAAATATTCAAGTCCAGTCTGAAACACGTTGCAGCCGCTTTAtttagtacagttttttttttattcaaatatactCTTACGAGCAAATTATGGCATGTACAACATATCTTATACAGTCTGTAGCATTCTCTGCGTGAAGGTATAGTTACTTTATCTCTAGATCAAGATCAACAGATTTTAAACTCTCTATTTCTCTGATCAGCGTCATCATTTGCAGTGTCTACACAGTATGACATCAGCTGGAAACACCATGTGAGTATAATTTAACTTTAGccacagttgaggtcaaaagtttaaatacaccttgcagaatctgaaaaatggtaattattttatcaaaataagagggatctgaaggtctggctacacgagactaGAGAGGGATTGTGGATGATTTGTTAGTTTTAGCTGATTTCTGCGAAAGAAATTCTCCTCTCGGTAATCAGGGGCTGGCACGAAATGCGACTGCGGTCAGGCCAGCCTCCACTTTAAAAAAACACGGTCATTCTATCCGCCACATTATTTTGTGGTGGGCGCATATACTACTCGTTACGGTAATAGCGCGTAAAAACCCAGATCAAACGAAAAGTCATTTTTGGCTTTCATTTATTGAGCCAATTTCTCTGCACATAATGAAGGAATGAATTAAAAAAGCTCTGATATGAatgacctaaataaataaatcattttaaaaaaggtcttgttttaaatcaatacattaataaattaattaattaattcatttaaaaaaggcCTGATATGaattatagataaataaataaacaaataaataaacaagtttaaaaacGGTCTGATAACATGAAAattcttttcatttaataataatattacatgtagAATTTCCAAGTAATATGAAAACAGCTGTCTGGtgagaaataacaaaataaaagccttttaaaaactCCTGTTTCCCCCAAAAAGTTTAACTTTAGATAAACAGTACACCACTCCAGGATTTCATTCCCCCAATGTCAGGACTGTCAATCATATAGGAACAGTTTGTCTTTGATTTCAGATAGCTCTAAAGAGGAAAATCCCGTTTCTACAAACCAGTTTCAATTCAGATTGACAGTCCactaccccagggtgtccctcagccaatTTCTggacgatctgatgttgcattacataataaaaaaatctcatatttcacttgttctgcctgtgattttgaatagctctaaaaggggaactccctgtttccacagactaatttcaattcagattagtagtccagtacaccagggtgtccctcagccagatTCAgaacgatctgatgttgcattacataataaaagccctccaaaatctcatatttcacctgttctgcctgtggtTTTGAAtaagctctaaaaaggaaactccctgtttccacagactaatttcaattcagattagtagtccagtacaccagggtgtccctcagccagatTCAgaacgatctgatgttgcattaaataataaaagccctccaaactCTTATATTctacctgttctgcctgtgacaaaaaaaaaaactaaaaacgaaactccctgtttccacagattaatttcaattcagattaatagcCCAGTACcacagggtgtccctcagccagatTCAgaacgatctgatgttgcattacataataaaagccctccaaaatctcacatttcacctgttctgcctatgattttgaatagctctaaaaacaaaactccctgtttccactgactaatttcaattcagattaatagtccagtactccagggtgtccctcagccagatTCAGAATGATCTGATGTTGAATTACATAATacaagccctccaaaatctcatatttcacctgttatgcctgtgattttgaatagctctaaaaaggaaactccctgtttccacagaccagtttcaattcagattaagtgTCCAGTACCCCAAGGTGTCACTCAGCCAGTTTAaggacgatctgatgttgcattacaaaataaaaaactacaaactcTAAAAACTCATATTCTGCCTGGTTTGCCTGTGATTTTAAATGGCTctaaaaggaaactccctgtttccacagaccagtttcaattcagattaataatACAGCACCCCAGAGTGTCACTCCCACAGATGTCTGGATCTGATGTGTAATTACAGAATAAACATCCCCCAAAACAATTTTGTCTGTCAATGCTGATAGTTATACAAAttaaactccctgtttccacagactattTTCACTTCAGAGTGATAGTACACCTGCTCAGAGAGTCACCCACACAATGTCAGGACTATCcgatgtataatttcaaaatcaaagTAATCTAAAACCTCATATTTAAGCTGCTTTGTCTGTCAATTTGGATTTGTTTATAAAGGAATCTCCCTGTTTCCAAAGACCACTTTGACTTCACATAACCAGTACACCACCTCATTGTTGCTCCCACAATGTCAGGGTTATATGGTGCAATATTACAAATTTCCTTCCTTGAAGTCCTTCAAAACCTTATAAGATGTTTTGTATAACAGTTTAGATTGGTGTAAAATGGAAACACTGTTCCCACAAACCATTTTCACTTTAGACTGATAGCGCATCACCTCTGGATGTACAGATTATAAAACTTGGCAAATGTGGATGGCGAGGCCCAGCCGCACACCGCTAGACCAGACCCAGGAAGAGGCAATGCCTCTGGTTGACTGGGCTCTTACTCCCATTGGGCATTGAAGGCCCAAATAAGTGTATGCTAGCATAATAGCATCAATTATCCATTTGGAAAGTCTCTGCTTCGTGACCGGAGAACCCTTGGTGCGGCCACCGAAGCATGTAAATAGCTGATCCGACTTCCTGAATGGGGCGGAGTGCTCAACATAGACTTTCAACACCCTGACGGGGCAGAGTAAATTCAACTCTTGGTCTTGCTACGAAGGAGGAAGCGCTAATAGAGTTATTACCTGTGCTTTGAATGGAGTAGAGAGCACCTTAGGTATGTAACCgtgccttggtttcaggacgacTTTAGAATTGTTGGGGCTCACAGATAGCACCTGCAGATCTCCCATATGCTTTACTGATGCTAATGCTAGTAGCAGAGCAGTCTTAAGTGTCAGGGGACAAAGGTCAATGGACTGTAGCGTCCTCAAATGGGCAGCACCATGTAGGGAGGGTGATGGGGGGAGGCGGGTTGAGCCTTCTAGACCCCTTCAGAAAATGAACAACTAGATTGTTCCTGCCCACCGATTGGCCAGCTATAGAAGCGTGAGAGGCTGCTATGGCTGCTAAATAGACCTTGAGCATGGAAGGGGAACAACCCTAATCTAACAGCTCTTGCAGGACGGACAATACCAGAGATATGTCGCAGGAGATTGGGTCTGCGCCACAGGCTATACACCAGGCGGACCCTTTAAGGGCATAGAGGCGTCTTGTAGACTGCTCTAGCTTGAGAGATTGCGTTTAGCACGTTCTCGAGTAGGTTTGCAAGCTCCCATCGAGAGGCCAAAGGTGCTGAGCCGTGAGAGCAGCTGACGGTGTGGGCTTCTTGGGATGCTGAGTCAGCACATTCTTGGAGCGACTGGAAGCAGCCGTCAAACTGGAGCGCTTTGGCAGTCATTTGCCTGTGATGACTTCTGTGCAGCGGTAAAGGTTTCGGCGAAACCCTCAACTGCAGGTCCAAACAGGACAGCAGCCGCAGAGAAACGCTGGTCTGGAAGGGAGAAGTGGACAGGTGAAGCCTCTCTTAGTGGAGAGAGCGAGGCATGAGGAGGCTCAGAGATCCTCTGCCACGCTGCTTTTTTCTCACAGGAGCAGGAAGAAAGAGGGAGGTCACGAGGGACGAAGTTGctctctgaaaagaaagaagcaccctggggtactggactattaatctgaattgaaattagtctgtggaaacagggaggttcctttttagagccattcaaaatcaaagaaaaaactgGTCACATgagtttttggagggcttttattttgtaatgcaacatcagatcatccttAAACTGGCTAAGTGACACCTCGGAATACTGGAcacttaatctgaattgaaattagtctgtggaaataGGGAGGTTCCTCTTTAGAGCCATTCAAAGTCAAAGACTAAACTGGTCATATATGAGTTTTTGAAGGGCTTTTATTtggtaatgcaacatcagattgTCCTTAAACTGGCTGAGTGACACTTTGGGGTACTGGACACTTAATATGAATtcaaattagtctgtggaaacagggagtttccatTTGGAGCTATTCAATTTCACAGGCAGAAAAGGTAGAATATAagtttttggagggcttttattttgtaatgcaacatcaaATCGTCTTTAAACTGGCTGAGTGACACCTTGGGGTACTGGacaattaatctgaattgaaattagtctgtggaaactgGGAGTTTCcattttagagctattcaaattcacaggcagaacaggttgAAAATTAGTTTTGGGAGagctttattttgtaatgcaacatcagatcgtcctTAAACTGGCTGAGTGACACCTTGGGATACTGGACAATTtatctgaattgaaattaatcTGTGAAAACAAGGAGTTTCCATTTTGGAGCCATTTAAAATCATACACAAAACTGGTCATATATGAGTTTTTGgatggcttttattttgtaatgcaacatcagattgTCCTTAAACTGGCTAAGTGACACCTTGGGGTACTGGAcacttaatctgaattgaaattagtctttggaaacagggagtttccgtTTAAGAGCTATTCAAATTCAGTTAGAACAGGTTGAATATgagtttttggagggcttttattatgtaatgcgaCATCAGATCGTCCTGAACCTGACTGAGGGACACCCAGGGGTACTGGACTATTAATCTAAATTGAAATTAggctgtggaaacagggagttttgtttttaagagctattcaaaatcacaggcagaagaggtgaaatatgagattttggagggcttttattttgtaatgcaacatcagatcgtcctTAAACTGGCTGAGTGACACATTGGGGTACTGGACACTTgatctgaattgaaattaatcTGTGAAAACAAGGAGTTTCCATTTTGGAGCCATTTAAAATCATAGACAAAACTGGTCATATATGAGTTTTTGtggggcttttattttgtaatgcaacatcagatcgtcctTAAACTGGCTAAGTGACACCTTGGGGTACTGGACACTTAATCTGAATTGAatttagtctgtggaaacagggaggtTCCTTTTTAGAACCATTCAAAATCAGACAAGTGACACCTTGGGGTACTGGACACTTAatatgaattgaaattagtctctGGAAACAGGGATTTTTCATTTTGGAGCTATTCAAtttcacaggcagaacaggtagAATATAagtttttggagggcttttattttgtaatgtaacatcagatcatcctgaaactgactgagggacaccctggggtactggacaattaatctgaattgaaattagtctgttgaaatagggagtttcctttttagagccattcaaaatcaaagacaaaactggtcatatatgagtttttggagggcttttattttgcaatgcaacatcagatcgtccttaaactggctgagggacaccttGGGGTACTGGAcacttaatctgaattgaaattagtctgtggaaacagggagtttgaATTTTGGAGCTATTCAAATTCACAGCCAGGAGAGGTAGGACGAGTTTTTgggggcttttattatgtaatgcaacatcaaaTCGTCCTTAAACTGGCTGAgtgacaccctggggtactggacacttaatctgaattgaa is a genomic window of Cyprinus carpio isolate SPL01 chromosome B15, ASM1834038v1, whole genome shotgun sequence containing:
- the ankrd49 gene encoding ankyrin repeat domain-containing protein 49 isoform X1, whose translation is MGDAKNYISQRQARFRTRSVYVVSYVLNVKKASYRLSLSLALKVDSVMDFPEDFNQLDLLESHGHMIPVGSKSGWVDEEEGDDDETCHTEEWYQQQEFKLQNTPTELILWAAERNRLDTVEHLLALDPTLANCQDSDGYTPLHRAAYSGHYAVVSALLNAGANLHARTTDGWMPLHSACRWGHATVASCLLNWGAEVNALTAGRLTPLQLAAGNTAAGQTIELLLSQRTLQAGLKNSAGETAYDIAHRTSEHHRLFEMAEPCNKIY
- the ankrd49 gene encoding ankyrin repeat domain-containing protein 49 isoform X2, whose amino-acid sequence is MDFPEDFNQLDLLESHGHMIPVGSKSGWVDEEEGDDDETCHTEEWYQQQEFKLQNTPTELILWAAERNRLDTVEHLLALDPTLANCQDSDGYTPLHRAAYSGHYAVVSALLNAGANLHARTTDGWMPLHSACRWGHATVASCLLNWGAEVNALTAGRLTPLQLAAGNTAAGQTIELLLSQRTLQAGLKNSAGETAYDIAHRTSEHHRLFEMAEPCNKIY